One part of the Eucalyptus grandis isolate ANBG69807.140 chromosome 10, ASM1654582v1, whole genome shotgun sequence genome encodes these proteins:
- the LOC104421517 gene encoding protein DETOXIFICATION 42 isoform X1, protein MEPLEGSFVGTTSSEEDDPFPSVKERRIPICIFFRNARLILKFDELGREIAQIALPAALALTADPIASLVDTAFIGRIGPAELAAVGVSIALFNQVSRIAIFPLVSVTTSFVAEEDTIRSVSSEAQESECLEACSIENAENMELIPQNESSDHLSELIQISSFKVSKFDQMPRRRHIPSASSALVIGSVLGLLQAIFLISAAKPLLNFMGVGSDSPMLTPAQQYLTLRSLGAPAVLLSLAMQGVFRGFKDTTTPLIATVAGDVTNIILDPLFIFVFHLGVSGAAIAHVISQYVISLILLWKLMQQIDLLPPSFKHLQFGRFLKNVFCGCTRFSATNESCRRDVLCDSCRIHGGSLGADIDGRISSLLASVVGDIAPCRWACCRWTGNPGKRVCEEGLQQGQRDHIPSTPVGTASGTGASSPSRSRNAFWSKIIHNGCWCPPCNQYRNTASDQHQFIAATQPINALAFVFDGVNFGASDFAYSAYSMVAVAVVSILCLFILSSSHGFIGIWIALTIYMSLRAFAGFWRIGTGTGPWNFLWG, encoded by the exons ATGGAGCCTCTGGAGGGTTCTTTCGTGGGAACTACCTCCTCTGAGGAAGATGATCCTTTTCCATCAGTAAAAGAGAGGAGAATCCcgatctgcattttctttcgtAACGCGAG gctcattttgaaatttgatgaaCTTGGTCGAGAGATAGCTCAAATAGCATTGCCTGCTGCCCTTGCTTTGACTGCCGACCCTATTGCGTCTCTTGTTGACACGGCTTTCATCGGTCGAATTG GTCCTGCGGAACTAGCAGCTGTGGGTGTATCAATTGCGCTGTTCAATCAAGTGTCGCGGATCGCTATATTCCCGCTCGTCAGTGTCACCACATCCTTTGTTGCCGAGGAAGATACTATTAGAAGTGTGAGCTCTGAAGCGCAGGAGAGCGAATGCTTGGAGGCGTGCTCTATTGAAAATGCCGAAAATATGGAGTTGATACCCCAAAATG AATCCAGTGATCATCTGTCCGAGTTGATACAGATCAGTAGCTTCAAAGTATCGAAGTTTGACCAGATGCCCAGAAGAAGACACATCCCATCGGCTTCATCTGCGTTGGTAATTGGCAGTGTTCTCGGTCTTCTTCAAGCCATTTTTCTCATTTCCGCCGCAAAACCATTGCTGAATTTCATGGGAGTGGGATCA GATTCCCCTATGCTAACTCCTGCCCAACAGTACTTGACATTGAGGTCACTTGGTGCACCAGCAGTTCTTCTCTCGCTCGCCATGCAGGGGGTCTTCCGTGGATTTAAAGATACGACAACGCCTTTGATTGCAACTG TGGCGGGAGATGTAACGAACATAATCTTAGACCCCCTATTCATATTTGTTTTCCATCTGGGCGTCAGTGGTGCGGCTATTGCCCATGTTATATCTCA GTACGTGATTTCACTTATTCTCCTGTGGAAACTGATGCAGCAAATTGATCTCTTACCTCCAAGTTTTAAACATTTGCAGTTTGGCCGTTTTCTAAAGAATG TCTTTTGTGGCTGCACCAGGTTTTCTGCTACTAATGAGAGTTGTCGCCGTGACGTTCTGTGTGACTCTTGCCGCATCCATGGCGGCTCGCTTGGGGCCGACATCGATGGCCGCATTTCAAGTCTGCTTGCAAGTGTGGTTGGCGACATCGCTCCTTGCAGATGGGCTTGCTGTCGCTGGACAG GCAATCCTGGCAAGCGCGTTTGCGAAGAAGGATTACAACAAGGCCAGAGAGACCACATCCCGAGTACTCCAG TTGGGACTGCTTCTGGGACTGGCGCTAGCAGTCCTTCTCGGAGTAGGAATGCATTTTGGAGCAAGATTATTCACAACGGATGTTGGTGTCCTCCGTGTAATCAGTATCGGAATACCG CCTCTGATCAACATCAGTTTATTGCTGCTACTCAACCCATAAATGCCTTGGCCTTCGTTTTTGACGGCGTCAACTTTGGAGCGTCTGATTTTGCATACTCTGCCTACTCCATG GTCGCTGTCGCCGTGGTCAGCATTCTCTGCTTGTTTATACTTTCGTCTAGTCATGGCTTCATTGGAATTTGGATTGCTCTAACCATTTATATGAGCCTCCGGGCATTTGCTGGATTTTGGAG GATCGGGACTGGGACGGGTCCTTGGAATTTTCTCTGGGGCTGA
- the LOC104421517 gene encoding protein DETOXIFICATION 42 isoform X2 encodes MEPLEGSFVGTTSSEEDDPFPSVKERRIPICIFFRNARLILKFDELGREIAQIALPAALALTADPIASLVDTAFIGRIGPAELAAVGVSIALFNQVSRIAIFPLVSVTTSFVAEEDTIRSVSSEAQESECLEACSIENAENMELIPQNESSDHLSELIQISSFKVSKFDQMPRRRHIPSASSALVIGSVLGLLQAIFLISAAKPLLNFMGVGSDSPMLTPAQQYLTLRSLGAPAVLLSLAMQGVFRGFKDTTTPLIATVAGDVTNIILDPLFIFVFHLGVSGAAIAHVISQYVISLILLWKLMQQIDLLPPSFKHLQFGRFLKNVFCGCTRFSATNESCRRDVLCDSCRIHGGSLGADIDGRISSLLASVVGDIAPCRWACCRWTGNPGKRVCEEGLQQGQRDHIPSTPVGTASGTGASSPSRSRNAFWSKIIHNGCWCPPCNQYRNTVYCCYSTHKCLGLRF; translated from the exons ATGGAGCCTCTGGAGGGTTCTTTCGTGGGAACTACCTCCTCTGAGGAAGATGATCCTTTTCCATCAGTAAAAGAGAGGAGAATCCcgatctgcattttctttcgtAACGCGAG gctcattttgaaatttgatgaaCTTGGTCGAGAGATAGCTCAAATAGCATTGCCTGCTGCCCTTGCTTTGACTGCCGACCCTATTGCGTCTCTTGTTGACACGGCTTTCATCGGTCGAATTG GTCCTGCGGAACTAGCAGCTGTGGGTGTATCAATTGCGCTGTTCAATCAAGTGTCGCGGATCGCTATATTCCCGCTCGTCAGTGTCACCACATCCTTTGTTGCCGAGGAAGATACTATTAGAAGTGTGAGCTCTGAAGCGCAGGAGAGCGAATGCTTGGAGGCGTGCTCTATTGAAAATGCCGAAAATATGGAGTTGATACCCCAAAATG AATCCAGTGATCATCTGTCCGAGTTGATACAGATCAGTAGCTTCAAAGTATCGAAGTTTGACCAGATGCCCAGAAGAAGACACATCCCATCGGCTTCATCTGCGTTGGTAATTGGCAGTGTTCTCGGTCTTCTTCAAGCCATTTTTCTCATTTCCGCCGCAAAACCATTGCTGAATTTCATGGGAGTGGGATCA GATTCCCCTATGCTAACTCCTGCCCAACAGTACTTGACATTGAGGTCACTTGGTGCACCAGCAGTTCTTCTCTCGCTCGCCATGCAGGGGGTCTTCCGTGGATTTAAAGATACGACAACGCCTTTGATTGCAACTG TGGCGGGAGATGTAACGAACATAATCTTAGACCCCCTATTCATATTTGTTTTCCATCTGGGCGTCAGTGGTGCGGCTATTGCCCATGTTATATCTCA GTACGTGATTTCACTTATTCTCCTGTGGAAACTGATGCAGCAAATTGATCTCTTACCTCCAAGTTTTAAACATTTGCAGTTTGGCCGTTTTCTAAAGAATG TCTTTTGTGGCTGCACCAGGTTTTCTGCTACTAATGAGAGTTGTCGCCGTGACGTTCTGTGTGACTCTTGCCGCATCCATGGCGGCTCGCTTGGGGCCGACATCGATGGCCGCATTTCAAGTCTGCTTGCAAGTGTGGTTGGCGACATCGCTCCTTGCAGATGGGCTTGCTGTCGCTGGACAG GCAATCCTGGCAAGCGCGTTTGCGAAGAAGGATTACAACAAGGCCAGAGAGACCACATCCCGAGTACTCCAG TTGGGACTGCTTCTGGGACTGGCGCTAGCAGTCCTTCTCGGAGTAGGAATGCATTTTGGAGCAAGATTATTCACAACGGATGTTGGTGTCCTCCGTGTAATCAGTATCGGAATACCG TTTATTGCTGCTACTCAACCCATAAATGCCTTGGCCTTCGTTTTTGA
- the LOC104421518 gene encoding dicarboxylate transporter 1, chloroplastic, with translation MASMALASSCSLGFGAHRPSLRSGALKPAAPPRSSLLSRSVGDHARRLNSAAAVAGAGAARLLPPLRSLAPESGARRSSAVKATAATPAPGAAVSPPAKPWQGAAMGPLLASIATGVILWFVPVPAGVSRNAWQLLAIFLATIVGIITQPLPLGAVALMGLGAAVLTKTLTFAAAFSAFGDPIPWLIALAFFFARGFIKTGLGNRIAYQFVKLFGSSSLGLGYSLVFSEALLAPAIPSVSARAGGIFLPLVKSLCVACGSNVGDGTEHKLGSWLMLTCFQTSVISSAMFLTAMAANPLSANLTFNTIKQTLGWTDWAKAAIVPGLLSLIVVPLLLYVIYPPTVKSSPDAPKLAKERLEKMGPMSNNEKIMAGTLLLTVGLWIFGGKLNVDAVTAAILGLSVLLITGVVTWKECLGEAVAWDTLTWFAALIAMAGYLNKYGLISWFSQTVVKFVGGLGLSWQASFGILVLLYFYSHYFFASGAAHIGAMFTAFLSVASALGTPPYFGAMVLAFLSNLMGGLTHYGIGSAPVFYGANYVPLAQWWGYGFIVSVVNIIIWLGVGGIWWKAIGLW, from the exons atggcGTCCATGGCACTCGCGTCCTCCTGCTCGCTCGGGTTCGGCGCCCACCGCCCGTCGCTGAGATCGGGCGCCCTCAAGcccgccgcgccgccgcgctcctccctcctctccaGATCCGTCGGCGACCACGCGCGCCGGCTCAattccgccgccgccgtcgccggcgccggcgccgcccgcctccttcctcctctccgGAGCTTGGCTCCCGAATCTGGAGCTCGCCGGAGCTCGGCCGTCAAGGCGACCGCGGCCACGCCGGCCCCCGGGGCGGCCGTCTCCCCGCCGGCGAAGCCGTGGCAGGGCGCGGCCATGGGGCCCCTCCTCGCTTCCATCGCCACCGGGGTCATCCTCTGGTTCGTCCCCGTCCCGGCCGGCGTCTCGAGGAACGCCTGGCAGCTGCTCGCGATATTCCTGGCGACGATCGTGGGAATCATCACCCAGCCGCTGCCGCTGGGGGCCGTGGCGCTGATGGGGCTCGGCGCGGCCGTCCTCACCAAGACCCTGACGTTCGCCGCTGCCTTCTCCGCCTTCGGCGATCCAATCCCGTGGCTGATCGCTCTCGCCTTCTTCTTCGCTCGTGGATTCATCAAGACCGGCCTGGGAAACAGAATCGCGTACCAGTTCGTTAAGCTCTTCGGTAGCTCTTCTCTCGGTTTGGGCTACAGCTTAGTCTTCAGTGAAGCGCTTCTGGCGCCCGCCATTCCCTCGGTCTCAGCCAGAGCGGGAGGGATATTCCTCCCTCTGGTCAAATCGCTTTGCGTCGCATGTGGCTCGAACGTCGGGGACGGGACTGAACACAAGCTCGGGTCGTGGTTGATGTTGACGTGCTTCCAGACTTCGGTGATTTCCTCGGCGATGTTTTTGACGGCAATGGCGGCGAATCCCCTGAGTGCAAACTTGACCTTCAACACCATTAAGCAGACACTTGGGTGGACTGACTGGGCGAAAGCTGCAATCGTTCCTGGTCTGCTGTCGTTGATTGTAGTGCCTCTGCTTCTATACGTGATTTACCCGCCCACAGTGAAGAGCAGTCCAGATGCGCCGAAACTTGCGAAGGAGAGGTTGGAGAAGATGGGGCCAATGAGTAATAATGAGAAGATCATGGCAGGGACTCTTCTTCTGACG GTTGGGCTTTGGATCTTTGGAGGGAAGCTGAATGTTGATGCGGTCACTGCTGCCATTCTTGGATTATCTGTTCTCCTGATTACTGGAGTTGTCACTTGGAAGGAATGTTTAGGTGAAGCAGTTGCCTGGGATACCCTCACGTGGTTTGCTGCACTAATAGCTATGGCTGGGTATCTCAACAAATATGGCCTCATTTCTTGGTTCAGCCAAACAGTAGTTAAG TTTGTTGGTGGGCTGGGTCTTTCATGGCAGGCATCGTTTGGCATCTTGGTTCTTCTCTATTTCTACTCGCACTACTTCTTTGCCAGTGGAGCCGCTCACATTGGTGCCATGTTCACCGCCTTCTTGTCTGTTGCAAGCGCTCTGGGGACTCCACCCTACTTCGGAGCCATGGTGCTGGCCTTCCTCTCTAACCTCATGGGTGGCCTTACCCACTATGGCATTGGGTCGGCGCCCGTCTTCTATGGTGCTAACTACGTGCCCTTGGCCCAATGGTGGGGCTATGGATTCATTGTTTCAGTTGTCAACATTATTATTTGGCTCGGAGTTGGAGGCATTTGGTGGAAGGCCATTGGGTTGTGGTGA
- the LOC104421519 gene encoding GTPase Der, producing MSAPLELFLFSACSLPKASISRPPRSPLLHAASPSRLAAAAVANRRGSALIRSAPPSSRRRCVGDEFSGVEIGGGGDEEEEEDDDGGEEAGSIDVEALEREAREAVVEYSRSLSRELRSEDEGNEQKEATGKQKRGKRAIKNVIPDHLLPRVAIVGRPNVGKSALFNRLVGGNKAIVVDEPGVTRDRLYGRSFWGHFEFMVVDTGGVLTISKSQADVMEDLAITTTIGMDGIPLASREAAVARMPTMIEKQAIAAVEESNVIIFLVDGQAGLTAADVEIADWLRKNYSDKYIILAVNKCESPRRGILQASEFWSLGFSPLPISAISGSGTGDLLDLVCSGLKKIEAHVNFEEEESYVPAIAIVGRPNVGKSSILNALVGEDRTIVSPISGTTRDAIDTEFVGADGQKFRLIDTAGIRRRAAVASSGSTTEALSVNRAIRAIRRSDVVALVIEAMACITEQDYRIAERIEKEGKGCLIVVNKWDTIPNKNQQSATYYEQDVREKLRSLDWAPIVYSTAIAGHSVEKIIVAAGTVEKERSRRLSTAILNQVVHEAAAFKAPPRTRGGKRGRVYYCTQAAIRPPTFVFFVNDAKLFPETYRRYMEKQLRSDAGFAGTPIRLLWRSRKKTEKGRASTNAQGASIAPDRKLVIAT from the exons ATGTCAGCACCTCTCGAGCTCTTCCTCTTCAGCGCCTGCTCTCTCCCCAAGGCCTCCATCTCCCGGCCTCCTCGCTCTCCCCTCCTCCACGCTGCTTCTCCCTCGcgtctcgccgccgccgccgtcgccaatCGGCGGGGAAGCGCTTTGATCCGCTCCGCTCCGCCGAGCTCGCGCCGCCGCTGCGTCGGCGACGAGTTCTCCGGCGTCGAGATTGGAGGCGGAGGAgacgaagaggaggaggaggacgacgacggcggcgaagAGGCTGGTTCGATCGACGTCGAGGCTCTCGAGCGGGAAGCCAGGGAGGCGGTCGTGGAGTACTCGCGTTCTCTGTCGCGCGAGCTGCGAAGCG AAGACGAGGGGAATGAGCAAAAGGAAGCTACTGGAAAGCAGAAAAGGGGTAAACGGGCTATAAAAAATGTT ATCCCTGATCATCTTCTTCCAAGGGTGGCAATTGTTGGAAGGCCTAATGTGGGTAAATCAGCACTCTTCAATCGCCTTGTTGGG GGGAATAAGGCAATTGTCGTGGATGAACCTGGGGTCACTAGAGATCGATTGTATGGAAGATCCTTTTGGGGACACTTTGAATTTATGGTTGTGGATACTGGCGGAGTTCTCACAATATCAAAATCACAGGCTGATGTTATGGAAGACTTAGCAATTACCACCACCATAGGCATGGATGGGATACCACTTGCCTCAAGGGAGGCTGCTGTTGCCAGGATGCCTACCATGATTGAGAAACAAGCTATTGCCGCTGTGGAGGAGTCAAATGTCATCATATTCCTTGTTGATGGCCAG GCAGGTCTAACAGCAGCCGATGTGGAGATAGCTGACTGGCTGAGAAAGAACTACTCTGATAAGTACATCATACTTGCAGTAAACAAATGTGAATCGCCTCGTAGAGGAATATTGCAGGCATCTGAATTTTGGTCATTGGG GTTTTCGCCGCTTCCTATTTCTGCTATATCTGGGAGTGGAACAGGGGATCTTCTTGATCTTGTTTGCTCAGGACTGAAAAAGATTGAG GCCCACgtgaattttgaagaagaagaaagttatGTTCCGGCAATTGCTATTGTTGGCCGCCCTAATGTGGGTAAAAGTAGCATTTTGAATGCATTGGTTGGAGAGGACAGAACAATTGTTAGTCCAATCAGTGGAACCACCCGCGATGCTATTGATACTGAATTTGTGGGAGCAGATGGCCAG AAGTTCCGGCTTATTGATACAGCTGGAATCAGAAGAAGAGCAGCTGTTGCTTCATCAGGCAGTACAACAGAGGCATTATCTGTCAACCGAGCAATTCGCGCCATCCGACGTTCTGATGTAGTCGCACTTGTCATTGAGGCAATGGCTTGCATCACAGAGCAG GATTACCGGATTGCTGAGAGgatagaaaaggaaggaaaaggttGCCTTATTGTTGTAAATAAGTGGGATACGATACCCAATAAAAACCAGCAAAGTGCAACATACTATGAACAAGATGTCAGGGAGAAGCTCCGCAGTCTTGATTGGGCACCGATTGTTTATTCAACTGCAATAGCTGGTCACAGTGTTGAAAA GATCATTGTTGCTGCAGGCACGGTGGAAAAGGAGAGGTCAAGAAGGCTTAGCACTGCTATACTAAATCAAGTGGTGCACGAGGCAGCGGCTTTTAAAGCACCTCCACGGACACGTGGAGGAAAGAGGGGGCGGGTTTATTACTGCACTCAG GCTGCTATCAGGCCGCCcacatttgttttctttgtaaATGATGCCAAACTTTTCCCCGAGACGTATCGGAGGTATATGGAGAAGCAACTGCGATCAGATGCAGGGTTTGCAGGTACCCCTATTCGGCTTCTATGGCGCAGCAGAAAGAAAACGGAAAAAG GGAGGGCTTCAACAAATGCACAGGGTGCCAGCATTGCTCCAGATAGAAAATTGGTCATTGCTACATGA
- the LOC104421517 gene encoding protein DETOXIFICATION 42 isoform X3, whose protein sequence is MEPLEGSFVGTTSSEEDDPFPSVKERRIPICIFFRNARLILKFDELGREIAQIALPAALALTADPIASLVDTAFIGRIGPAELAAVGVSIALFNQVSRIAIFPLVSVTTSFVAEEDTIRSVSSEAQESECLEACSIENAENMELIPQNESSDHLSELIQISSFKVSKFDQMPRRRHIPSASSALVIGSVLGLLQAIFLISAAKPLLNFMGVGSDSPMLTPAQQYLTLRSLGAPAVLLSLAMQGVFRGFKDTTTPLIATVAGDVTNIILDPLFIFVFHLGVSGAAIAHVISQYVISLILLWKLMQQIDLLPPSFKHLQFGRFLKNVFCGCTRFSATNESCRRDVLCDSCRIHGGSLGADIDGRISSLLASVVGDIAPCRWACCRWTGNPGKRVCEEGLQQGQRDHIPSTPVGTASGTGASSPSRSRNAFWSKIIHNGCWCPPCNQYRNTEI, encoded by the exons ATGGAGCCTCTGGAGGGTTCTTTCGTGGGAACTACCTCCTCTGAGGAAGATGATCCTTTTCCATCAGTAAAAGAGAGGAGAATCCcgatctgcattttctttcgtAACGCGAG gctcattttgaaatttgatgaaCTTGGTCGAGAGATAGCTCAAATAGCATTGCCTGCTGCCCTTGCTTTGACTGCCGACCCTATTGCGTCTCTTGTTGACACGGCTTTCATCGGTCGAATTG GTCCTGCGGAACTAGCAGCTGTGGGTGTATCAATTGCGCTGTTCAATCAAGTGTCGCGGATCGCTATATTCCCGCTCGTCAGTGTCACCACATCCTTTGTTGCCGAGGAAGATACTATTAGAAGTGTGAGCTCTGAAGCGCAGGAGAGCGAATGCTTGGAGGCGTGCTCTATTGAAAATGCCGAAAATATGGAGTTGATACCCCAAAATG AATCCAGTGATCATCTGTCCGAGTTGATACAGATCAGTAGCTTCAAAGTATCGAAGTTTGACCAGATGCCCAGAAGAAGACACATCCCATCGGCTTCATCTGCGTTGGTAATTGGCAGTGTTCTCGGTCTTCTTCAAGCCATTTTTCTCATTTCCGCCGCAAAACCATTGCTGAATTTCATGGGAGTGGGATCA GATTCCCCTATGCTAACTCCTGCCCAACAGTACTTGACATTGAGGTCACTTGGTGCACCAGCAGTTCTTCTCTCGCTCGCCATGCAGGGGGTCTTCCGTGGATTTAAAGATACGACAACGCCTTTGATTGCAACTG TGGCGGGAGATGTAACGAACATAATCTTAGACCCCCTATTCATATTTGTTTTCCATCTGGGCGTCAGTGGTGCGGCTATTGCCCATGTTATATCTCA GTACGTGATTTCACTTATTCTCCTGTGGAAACTGATGCAGCAAATTGATCTCTTACCTCCAAGTTTTAAACATTTGCAGTTTGGCCGTTTTCTAAAGAATG TCTTTTGTGGCTGCACCAGGTTTTCTGCTACTAATGAGAGTTGTCGCCGTGACGTTCTGTGTGACTCTTGCCGCATCCATGGCGGCTCGCTTGGGGCCGACATCGATGGCCGCATTTCAAGTCTGCTTGCAAGTGTGGTTGGCGACATCGCTCCTTGCAGATGGGCTTGCTGTCGCTGGACAG GCAATCCTGGCAAGCGCGTTTGCGAAGAAGGATTACAACAAGGCCAGAGAGACCACATCCCGAGTACTCCAG TTGGGACTGCTTCTGGGACTGGCGCTAGCAGTCCTTCTCGGAGTAGGAATGCATTTTGGAGCAAGATTATTCACAACGGATGTTGGTGTCCTCCGTGTAATCAGTATCGGAATACCG AAATATAG
- the LOC104421517 gene encoding protein DETOXIFICATION 42 isoform X4, with translation MEPLEGSFVGTTSSEEDDPFPSVKERRIPICIFFRNARLILKFDELGREIAQIALPAALALTADPIASLVDTAFIGRIGPAELAAVGVSIALFNQVSRIAIFPLVSVTTSFVAEEDTIRSVSSEAQESECLEACSIENAENMELIPQNESSDHLSELIQISSFKVSKFDQMPRRRHIPSASSALVIGSVLGLLQAIFLISAAKPLLNFMGVGSDSPMLTPAQQYLTLRSLGAPAVLLSLAMQGVFRGFKDTTTPLIATVAGDVTNIILDPLFIFVFHLGVSGAAIAHVISQYVISLILLWKLMQQIDLLPPSFKHLQFGRFLKNGFLLLMRVVAVTFCVTLAASMAARLGPTSMAAFQVCLQVWLATSLLADGLAVAGQAILASAFAKKDYNKARETTSRVLQLGLLLGLALAVLLGVGMHFGARLFTTDVGVLRVISIGIPKYSL, from the exons ATGGAGCCTCTGGAGGGTTCTTTCGTGGGAACTACCTCCTCTGAGGAAGATGATCCTTTTCCATCAGTAAAAGAGAGGAGAATCCcgatctgcattttctttcgtAACGCGAG gctcattttgaaatttgatgaaCTTGGTCGAGAGATAGCTCAAATAGCATTGCCTGCTGCCCTTGCTTTGACTGCCGACCCTATTGCGTCTCTTGTTGACACGGCTTTCATCGGTCGAATTG GTCCTGCGGAACTAGCAGCTGTGGGTGTATCAATTGCGCTGTTCAATCAAGTGTCGCGGATCGCTATATTCCCGCTCGTCAGTGTCACCACATCCTTTGTTGCCGAGGAAGATACTATTAGAAGTGTGAGCTCTGAAGCGCAGGAGAGCGAATGCTTGGAGGCGTGCTCTATTGAAAATGCCGAAAATATGGAGTTGATACCCCAAAATG AATCCAGTGATCATCTGTCCGAGTTGATACAGATCAGTAGCTTCAAAGTATCGAAGTTTGACCAGATGCCCAGAAGAAGACACATCCCATCGGCTTCATCTGCGTTGGTAATTGGCAGTGTTCTCGGTCTTCTTCAAGCCATTTTTCTCATTTCCGCCGCAAAACCATTGCTGAATTTCATGGGAGTGGGATCA GATTCCCCTATGCTAACTCCTGCCCAACAGTACTTGACATTGAGGTCACTTGGTGCACCAGCAGTTCTTCTCTCGCTCGCCATGCAGGGGGTCTTCCGTGGATTTAAAGATACGACAACGCCTTTGATTGCAACTG TGGCGGGAGATGTAACGAACATAATCTTAGACCCCCTATTCATATTTGTTTTCCATCTGGGCGTCAGTGGTGCGGCTATTGCCCATGTTATATCTCA GTACGTGATTTCACTTATTCTCCTGTGGAAACTGATGCAGCAAATTGATCTCTTACCTCCAAGTTTTAAACATTTGCAGTTTGGCCGTTTTCTAAAGAATG GTTTTCTGCTACTAATGAGAGTTGTCGCCGTGACGTTCTGTGTGACTCTTGCCGCATCCATGGCGGCTCGCTTGGGGCCGACATCGATGGCCGCATTTCAAGTCTGCTTGCAAGTGTGGTTGGCGACATCGCTCCTTGCAGATGGGCTTGCTGTCGCTGGACAG GCAATCCTGGCAAGCGCGTTTGCGAAGAAGGATTACAACAAGGCCAGAGAGACCACATCCCGAGTACTCCAG TTGGGACTGCTTCTGGGACTGGCGCTAGCAGTCCTTCTCGGAGTAGGAATGCATTTTGGAGCAAGATTATTCACAACGGATGTTGGTGTCCTCCGTGTAATCAGTATCGGAATACCG AAATATAGCCTCTGA